Genomic window (Nasonia vitripennis strain AsymCx chromosome 5 unlocalized genomic scaffold, Nvit_psr_1.1 chr5_random0006, whole genome shotgun sequence):
TCCTGGATGATCATTGGCACACGCCAACGTGTTGCGCCCTATTTTTGCGCGCACGTGGCGAGAATACGGCTACAGGTCTCACGCGCGTACATTAGGTCGCACGTGAGATGGAGAGAGATGGGCGCGCGTGGCAGATGTAGCTATCTCTTTCTCCTGCTTCCCGCATCCGCGACGGTGATCGCCTGTCCAGTGAACCAGTGAGGCCGTTTCTGACCTGTCCAGTGTTATCCTTGAGCAACGGCCGGTCGGCCATTAGAATCAGCCATCGCCGTTAACCAGCCAGGATCATCGTGTATGCCGAAATCATCGTTCAAGCCAGGATTTTTGAGCTCCAATTCAACAGAGGGCCTGCTTGTCGGGCTGCATTTTGGTCAAGCGTGGCCGCTCATACGATCGACCAGTCTCGATTTCGGAGTCGGAGTTCTGGCGAGGTTAAGGAGGCGTCTCTCACGGCGAGTGTCGTGGTGATCAGGCAAGGAGTTTAGGCCGTGAGTGAGTGCGCGTGCATGTGTATGTTGAAGCACGCAAACAGAATTCGCATAAAATTTTATCTCGAGGTATACTTATTGAATTTACCAAGCAAAATAAACTCAATCGATTTTAGAGTAAAAATATCAGTATTTATTATATCAAAAGGAATACAAGTTGTAGGAAAAATGTTGGCGCAGAGCCGACTCGAGAGACAGAGGTCTTTCCTCGTCGAGTGCTAGGGCTGAACTGAGGGCTACAGTCTGCAGAGGGCTGCACACGCAGAGGACTGCAGCTTAGATGCATATTTCGCCTGCATATAAAAAAAGGTCCGGAAGCATTTTATTGCACATCTGGACACATCCTAATCCGCGGACCGGGGACGGCGCGTCTCGAAACGGTCAGCGGGAGAAAGGTTTATTGCATTACCTGGGTGTGGGGTTTTTCCCTTAATAGCAAAATGCTTAAAATATAAAGCCGTGCTCGTGCACGTATTTCTCAACGCTCCCACTTATTTTGAGCAttcgattacatttaaactttcacgcaaattaaaaaatagttgcTTTGTCAGCGGTTTAGTGAAGATATCAGCGAGCTGTTCCTTCGACTTTACATATTTGACATCTATTTCGCCGCGATTAAGAACATCACGAATCATATGAAACTTAACATCTATGTGCTTTGATCGCTTGTGATCATTACATTCGGAGTTGCTTGCAATTTTAATAGCAGCTTGATTATCGACATACATAGGTATTTTCTTACATACTACGTTCAACTCATTCATCATTCTGCGCAACCAAATAGCTTCTTTCACACCATTCGCTAGCGCAACATACTCCGATTCGGCGGTCGAAACCGTGACAAGTTTTTGCAATTGACTGCACCACGATATTGGCGCACCATTCAAAACGAAGACATAACCGCTTCGCGATTTGCGAGTCTCTACGCATCCGGCAAAATCAGCGTCAGTGAAGCCCGAAATTTCTAGCGAGCTCCCACTGTCTCCGAAAACTAATCCGTAGTCGCGCGTTTTAGTTAAATAACGCATAATTTTCTTAACTGCTTGCCAGTGCGATTCACCGTAGCAGCTAAGAAACTGGCTCGCGTAATTAACTGCATATTCAATGTCCGGACGACATACCCGCGCCGCGAACAATAACGATCCTATTGCTTCTCTATAAGGTATTTTAGGGTCGATCGGTCCTGTATGTTTTAGCAGAAACATACCTGGTTCAGCAGGTACACTGGAAGAGTTCGCTTCATGCATATTGAATCTTTTTAGAACTTTTTCAATGTAACCTGACTGATTAATCTTTATGAGGCGTCGAGCGCGATCGCGTTTAATTTCAAAACCGAGAAATTCATCTGCCCGaccaaaagttatttttaagttactCTGCAGATGTTCAAGCACACTCATAATCGCACTCTCGCTCTCACTCATAAGCAAACCATCATCCACATATACCGCGAGATACACATCCAAACCTTGCACTTGTCCTACGAACACGCACTTATCACTTGTGATATTCACGAGATTAAATTCCTTGAGAAATCTCGTGAATTTCTCGTTCCAGCACTTCGGTGCTTGCTTCAGTCCGTAGAGGCTTCGATGTAGTTTGAGTACTGCATTCGGCTGGTTCTTGTCCTTGTAACCTGGTGGCTGCTCGATGTAGATTTCTTCTTGAAGTTCGCCGTTCAAGAATGCAGTCTTGACGTCGAACTTCATTATCTCGTAGTCGCATTTTGCAGCTATTGCGAGAAGTATCCTAATCGATTCATAGCGAGCAACTGGCGCAAAAGTGTCGAAGTAATCAATTCCTTCGCGTTGCCTGAAACCTTTTGCTACGAGTCTTGCTTTATATCTCGTTGCATTACCAGTTGCGTCACTTTTTACGGTGTAAACCCATTTGCAACCTATAGCTTGCTTACCTTTGGGCAAAGTGCTCAGTGTCCATGTGTTGTTCTCTCGAAGGGATTACATTTCCTCGTCCATGGCACACTCCCACTTGCTAGCATTTTCGCTCGATGTAGCTTCGTTAAAAGTCATCTCTTTTACATCGGCGAGGTAAGCGATAGGCACGCCATATCGGTCTGGCGCTTGGATTCGACGTCTGTCGCGCAGCTGTCGTCCTTCTTGAGCATCTTCTTCGGCGGCTGCAGGCTCAATGTCGGGGGCGATTTGATCAGCTGGCATGTCTGGATCAATCATTTGATCTGCGTTATTATCAATGCGCGGTTCAGctggctcttcttcttcatcctCAAAACCAAACACAATCTTGAAGGTACCTGGCTCGGCGTCGTCCTCGGTCCTCGGTGCATCGCTCTCGTTAAAAGTAACGTCGCTGCTTATGTTAATCTTCTGAGACGCTTCGTCCCAAAGGCGGTAATTAGACGAATCCCCGTCATAACCGACAAAGATGACCGGCTTGCTTTTCCGATCGAACTTATGGCGCTTTTCTTTAGGTACGTTCAGGTAGGCGACCGATCCAAAAACTCTAAAGTGTTTTATCGCGGGTGGCCGCTTAAACCATTTTTCGAATGGAGTGCGCATCTCTCCGGGCTTAGAGATTACTCTGTTCAGCAGGTAACAAGCCGCGTTTATTGCTTCTGGCCATAGCTTAATCTGCACCTTTTTTGCATGCAGCATCGAACGTGCGCTCTCGACGAGTGTACGGATCTCGCGCTCGGCGCGTCCGTTTTGTTCGTGTATATAGGGGGCCGAAAATTCGTTTATGATACCTTTTTCTTTGAGGAAATTCTGCATTTTCTCGCAGGTATACTCGGTGCCGTTATCCGTGTGGagtacttttattttcgtcCCTAGCTGCGTTGACACGAACGCCTCGAATGTCTTAAAGCGGTCGAACACTTCCGATTTATGGCGCAGGAAATAAACCTTTCTGAAGCTCGTATTCTCATCTTTGAACACGATAAAAAAACGTGTGCCGCTTGGGGACTGCACATTTACGGGCCCACAGACATCGCTGTGTATCTTTTCTCCTGGGCCGTAATTACTCTCAGATGCGCTGCTCGGATGCGGTCTTCGGGTCTGCTTGCCTAGAACACACCCCTCACAAAACTCGAAATTTTCCTGGGAAATTCCGTCGATGCCAAGCCGTTCGCACGTTTGCTTAACAGTTCGAACGTTCACGTGGCCCATCCGTGCATGCCACAAATTTAGCGTGCCTTGTCCATCTGCTCGTACAGCATTGCACTCAGTGGACATTTTTACCTTGAACAGCATGCGGAATATATTGCCTTGAGAGATTCCCCGTGCGATGAGATTCCCTTGCTTATCACGAATCTCACAACCCTTATTATCAGAGGTAAATTTCAAGCCTTTTCTATTTACTGATCCAACAGAAAACAGATTACAGCCCAGATCGGGCACGTAGAGCACATCTCTTaattcgcgctcatataaaacTCCATTAAGCCTTTCTTGGATTATAATTGTACCTACTCCGGGCGCGTCGATGCAGCGATTATCGGCAACTTTCACTGCACTGCCTACTGGATTTGGCCTGATTTCAGAGAAAAATTCTTTCTGAAAAGTCATGTGTCTTCCGGCACCCGTGTCCGCAATGAAGTAGTCTCTGCCACTTTCTGTACTTATGCACTGGTACGAGGAAGTGATATCACAAACGAGCGCGGTCGTTCCTTTCACTGCTTTTGCACTATTATCGCTTCTCTCTGAATTTTTCTGTGGACACTCGCGTGCCCAATGGCCTTTTTCTTTGCACACTCCGCAGCGAGTTCTTTTCTTTAACTCTTCAATGTCTTTCTTGGAGCGCGTCTTcttttttatcactttttgCTTCATTCAGCGATGCGTTTTTCACACGAAGCGCAAGCGTTGTCGCTTCTTTTTCGGCAAGCCGACTATCTTCCTTGATTAATCTGGCTATGAGCGTCTTTTGCGTCTGATCATTCTTGGGCGTGCATTCCCAAGCTACCGTGAAAAGTTCAAACTTTTCTGGCAGACTGCTGAGCAATTTCGATACGATAGCCTCCTCGGAAGGCTTCTTATCGATTTCATCTAACTTTTTCACAGTGCTCTCGAATCGCTCTAACTGCACTCTCACTGTCTCGTCCTCGGTAATGTGGAATGCATAAAATTTCTTCCAAGCAGCTTGCTTGGCGTCAGCACTTGTATCGCCGTACAATTCGCTCAACTTGTCCCACATTTCCTTCGCAGACGTACAGATAATCAGGTTGCATCGTAGCTTCTGATTTATGGAGCACAATATTAtcgttttcgcgcgcgatacCGATTTATTGTAAACTTTGAGTTCGGCGGTTTTATCCGCTCCTGGCTTCTTCTCCGTTTCGTCTACATAGCCGAATAGATCCTTGCCTTCTAGCGCGATCTGCACTTCGAACTTCCACTGCGTGTAGTTGTTCGAACCTTCAAGCTTTGTAACTTCTAAGCTCTCTTTGTCAGACATCGTGACTGAAAAAAGATGCTTGCAATTAAACGGAGACACAAGTACACTAACACTTTTAATACTTTCTATTTGCTAAGCCAGCGTGGCTTGTCAATAAATACTGATGCGCAGTAGGAATCGtcctgggcccataacctatTGAATTTACCAAGCAAAATAAACTCAATCGATTTTAGAGTAAAAATATCAGTATTTATTATATCAAAAGGAATACAAGTTGTAGGAAAAATGTTGGCGCAGAGCCGACTCGAGAGACAGAGGTCTTTCCTCGTCGAGTGCTAGGGCTGAACTGAGGGCTACAGTCTGCAGAGGGCTGCACACGCGGAGGACTGCAGCTTAGATGCATATTTCGCCTGCATATAAAAAAAGGTCCGGAAGCATTTTATTGCACATCTGGACACATCCTAATCCGCGGACCGGGGACGGCGCGTCTCGAAACGGTCAGCGGGAGAAAGGTTTATTGCATTACCTGGGTATGGGGTTTTTCCCTTAATAGCAAAATGCTTAAAATATAAAGCCGTGCTCGTGCACGTATTTCTCAACAACACTTAAAGGCCCAATAGTAACGGCTATCGACCTCGCTGAATCGCTTCGTGCCTAGTGTTATTGTTGTCGTGTTTACACCGTACAGCTGGCAGCGAGTTTCGTGCATTTATTTCACCGATACTTTCCGAGGTTCTCAGTACACGAGTACTTAAAGCAACATCAGCGCTTATAGTTtgtactctttttctctctcatcaGCCTGAAAATGTcgagtgtcaaggtaaattcCACATGCTGCGTCTGCGGCAAATCTACCAACAGGAAGGTCTCACATGCCCGACCTGCAAGCTCTTGTGTCACGCAAGTTGCATGGAGCAACTTCCGCCTGAAAATGAGGACGTGCATTTATCATCCTGCCTCAACTGCGCTGGTAACACAGGCAGCAAGGTCAAGGACGTCCCGACATCAGTGAGGTCACCATTGGGGTGACCATACATATCTCCCTATCGGAGACAACTGGGCTGGCTTAGATCGGACTCTCGCAGGCTGTACTTCATAGCCCTTCTCATGTACAAAATTGTTAATATGCGAGAGCCCAGTTACTTGGCTGAATTATTTACTAAGCGTGGGCACAGATCCTCTGCTAGGAGGATACCCCAGGAACATAACATTCCAAGAGCGAGTGCTGGGACTTTTCAAGTCCAGGGCGCACGACTCTGGAACTTcctcaccccccccccctgcacTTCGTCATCTGCCTTCGTACTCGGCATTTAAAGTGGCACTGCGTGATTATTTGTTTGCCTCTGATCCTTAGCCATAAGTATTTATGTATGTGACAGCTGGCCAATAATGGCCAAGccaaaaattttatacgacATCGACGGAGGTGTTATTACACAAATCTTCTATAGTGCTAGTCAAAATCTTTTCTCTTAGTTATATGTGATCTCATCGCAACCTGTGATATATTAGTACTTTAGTATTCAGTATTctgtgaaataatttttaaatttaaccAGTATTTGCCaaaagtatattattattagtatttaaatgtatatatactctGTATTCGTTGTTTTGCCATAGTGCGAATAAAGccctatctatctatctatctatctcctCCTCTTCCCAGCGCCCTGTGGGGCGAAAATGGCAAGATCAAGGTCAGCAATGGTGGCACGATAAGCAAAAATGGCAGGAACACCAGCGTCCGCCCGCGCTCTGCAACCAACATCAAGAAGAACAGCTTGGTGAGCTCACCTTCTTTATAAATCAGACAACAACGCGTCATAGATACCCTTCCCACTAGAATGCAGCGTATAATAAGATATAGAAAACTCGACAAATTCAGtaactaattaaattaataagaaTAAGGAACGACAACGTAAGGCAAAgtaaacatgaaaatataattaaatccgaagtaaaatcattgaggaaaatcaataataatagtaaattcACGTAGAACAAtcatgataaaataaaaacgcacgcacacattgcGGCTCTATGGCGGAGGCATAAGACCAAGTGAAGAACACCGATATGAACGCACATATTACGGCCCTGCAGCAGAGGCACAAGACGAAGCGAAGCACACTAATATGATCGCACACATTATGCACACACAGATCACGACTCCACGGCGGGAATACAGCAGACgcaagtagaaaaaaacaagaagCCTACTGTACATCGTGGACCGCGCATACCTGAAAGCGATGCACGTGCAATGAAGGGAAAACCCACGGAGCGTGCAGCGCTATCGGCAAGTGATACATAAGTCACGCGCGCTGGAAGCTCGAGGAGCCGCCAAAGAGGACACCGCGAAAGTCGGCTCAAAATGCATAGAAGAAGCCTATGAGCCTGCAGATAAGGAAGGTAAATCATAGGTGAGTTTGACAGGAGAAGAGCACAAGGGGACTCGATGTATATGTGTAGATGTATCTCGATGTATATGTGTGATGAATATGTGTAGAGGAGAGGATGTTTACTCTGATTTTCTGATTGACCCTCCCTGCAACGTCACATGCATTAAACGCTCTAAATAAGGCAAGAAGCTGCATCTAGGCCTCCTAATTGGCTAAACATCCACCCCGCCGAGGAGATGAAAAATCGGAGATCGCCTCTGCTACGAGAGCATAAAAGAGCAAAGCAACAGGTCCTCACGTCCCCAGACTACTCTAAAAATCATCACCACGCGCAAACTCTGCCGGAATTCGGTTCGGTGTTTCGCGACTTAGAATAATTTCGGTGTCCTGgaacttagaatattttcgacCGTTCgggacttagaatattttggATAGTACAAAAACTTaggatattttctttttatcatttaaaacTTAGAAGAATTTCGGCTGTGCAAcacttataaaattttcactttatCAAACTAGCATACTTACGTTGTTGTTCGTCATTCTTGACAAAccaaaataattaacaaaacgTCAGATAGTTGCGAGCGAGTGGTATTTTCAAGTtgtttaaaaatgaataaaataagaaaataaaaacgaaatcGCGAGTGTATTTTGAACCTGGAAACTCCTGACTCCTTGCGGGCCAATCCACTCTCGCATTTACTCCGCTTCGGAAGCTGAGCCAAAGCTGCTGAGAGGACGAGCTGGTAGCCGAGCAGTCCAGTATCAGAGAATAGAAAAAGGTAAGTGACTTTAATTAAATAAGCATGCCTCAATCGTgcacttctctctttctctctcatgaTTAGAAATCCAAGTAGCCTCTCGAATATCACGAATTCGCGATAAGCATAACGATATCATGATTAGGGTTACGTCCATTCGACGAATTACCCGAAAAGCagagaaattaaaatttaggagtttaaattaaatttatgcgTGTAACGGGAACTAGTGCAATTTCGAAAGATTTTCCGGTAGCTACTGGAGGCCGTTCTATTAAATAGATCGCGAAGGTAGTCAAGCACCGTCGGCGCTCTGCTTCGCACTCTGAAGCTTCGTCCTCGTCCATGCTTATGAAAGCAAAATGACTCGTAGAGTTACGGTCCGGTGACAGCTCTCAATAGCTTAGGACATAACAGGTTGtttacttataattttttggtGCATCGCAGCCggcaaatattttgaaatgcGAAAAATTTAGACATTTTTGAGTgattattaaaacaaaaactcgtGAAAGTGGAAATTAAAATCGTGTAGAAACTAAGAAAGTGATCATTTaacacaatattttattttgtgtaaGCCTTTTCCTATTTCTCCGCAAGCAAAGAATCGCTGAGCAGCGACTTGCTTTCGTTTTCACAATTCCTCTGCAAGTAAATAATCACTGAGTAGCGACTTGTTTTCGTTTTCACAATTCCTCCGCAAGCAAAGAATTGCTGAGCAGCGACTTTCTTCCATTTCTACAATCCTATCGCAAGCAAAGAATCGCTGAGCAGCGACTTGCTTTCGTTCTCACAATCCTTCCGCGAGTAAAGAATCGCTGAGTAGCGACTTACTCGTTATCAACAACCCTTCTTAAAACAGAGAATCGCCTCTTTGTGCGACCTGTTCGTCAGTCCGTAACTCCGTGATCGATTAATAACCTTATTTTCCTTACTagtacgcaaaataaaataaatgaatactACAAATAATCCGACCGAAATTCCGCGAAAAAATAGAAGGGCTGGCAGAAAAGTAAGAGCAACAATTAAGACCGAAAGCACCGAAGAATCGGGGGAAAAAGTTAATTCATCAGCCGAAAATCATCATATTACCGAGAAAACAAGCGAATCGAAACCGAAAAGTGACGTAAAATTATCAGAATTTCAAATCGAGATAGGAAAAAAGTTCGACGCGCTATTCGCATTCGCTGCAGATTtgcaaataataaatcaatattcAGATTCGCAAAAGAGTAATGATCCCGTAGATTTAGCATTAGAATGAAGAGCAAGCCAAAGTTATAAAAGATTAGAAAAGAGTTTATCGAAGTATCATGAAGCCCCTTTTGCTAAACTGAAAGCTAGAAAGT
Coding sequences:
- the LOC116417927 gene encoding uncharacterized protein LOC116417927, which translates into the protein MSDKESLEVTKLEGSNNYTQWKFEVQIALEGKDLFGYVDETEKKPGADKTAELKVYNKSEMWDKLSELYGDTSADAKQAAWKKFYAFHITEDETVRVQLERFESTVKKLDEIDKKPSEEAIVSKLLSSLPEKFELFTVAWECTPKNDQTQKTLIARLIKEDSRLAEKEATTLALRVKNASLNEAKSDKKEDALQERH